The Miscanthus floridulus cultivar M001 chromosome 17, ASM1932011v1, whole genome shotgun sequence genome has a window encoding:
- the LOC136514871 gene encoding uncharacterized protein, which produces MGSWVRTITSPFRKMLNPQRDGKKTPRHRRRHNHHHQSPSPSSSAMEHSGEMERSQLYGEVMACTYEDVQVMWSMLDKARICSGAAS; this is translated from the exons ATGGGTTCTTGGGTGCGCACCATCACGTCGCCCTTCAGGAAGATGCTCAACCCGCAGCGGGACGGCAAGAAGACgccgcgccatcgccgccgccacaaccaccaccaccaatctccttctccttcttcatcAG CCATGGAGCACAGCGGCGAGATGGAGAGGTCGCAGCTCTACGGCGAGGTGATGGCGTGCACGTACGAGGACGTGCAGGTCATGTGGTCCATGCTCGACAAGGCCAGGATCTGCAGCGGCGCCGCCTCGTGA